In one Solidesulfovibrio fructosivorans JJ] genomic region, the following are encoded:
- the pssA gene encoding CDP-diacylglycerol--serine O-phosphatidyltransferase produces MEEKMTQSRARRSVYILPNLFTTASLFAGFLGAIWAIEGRFDMTALAILFSCLFDGLDGKVARLTGTSSDFGVQFDSLSDLVAFGVTPAILVYQWQLSQFGRLGILAAFMLVACGALRLARFNVMSGATSSSKKFFIGLPIPAAGCMIALFFMFERYLPDDFAAAVIPKVCLILVYLLSFLMVSRVRYASFKEFGLVKAHPFSAMVTAMLLFVVVASEPWLIGFLLFTAYLISGPIYTYFILPRRAKLREPLQELS; encoded by the coding sequence ATGGAAGAAAAAATGACCCAGAGCCGGGCGCGCAGGAGCGTCTACATCCTGCCCAACCTGTTTACCACGGCGAGCCTTTTCGCCGGGTTTCTGGGCGCGATCTGGGCCATCGAGGGCCGGTTCGACATGACCGCCCTGGCCATTCTTTTTTCCTGCCTCTTCGACGGCCTCGACGGCAAGGTGGCCCGGCTCACCGGCACCAGCAGCGATTTCGGCGTCCAGTTCGATTCGCTCTCCGACCTTGTCGCCTTCGGCGTGACCCCGGCGATTCTCGTCTACCAGTGGCAGCTGTCCCAGTTCGGCCGGCTCGGCATCCTGGCGGCGTTCATGCTTGTGGCCTGCGGCGCCTTGCGCCTGGCCCGGTTCAACGTCATGTCCGGGGCGACGTCGTCCTCCAAGAAGTTTTTCATCGGGCTGCCCATTCCGGCCGCCGGCTGCATGATCGCGCTTTTCTTCATGTTCGAGCGCTATCTGCCCGACGATTTCGCCGCCGCCGTCATTCCCAAGGTCTGCCTCATCCTCGTCTATCTCCTGTCCTTCCTCATGGTCAGCCGCGTGCGCTACGCCTCCTTCAAGGAGTTCGGGCTGGTCAAGGCCCATCCCTTCAGCGCCATGGTCACGGCCATGCTCCTCTTCGTCGTGGTCGCCTCAGAGCCCTGGCTCATCGGCTTCCTCCTCTTTACCGCCTACCTTATCTCCGGTCCCATCTACACCTATTTCATTCTGCCGCGCCGCGCCAAGCTACGGGAGCCCCTCCAGGAGCTCTCATAA
- a CDS encoding 2-isopropylmalate synthase, translated as MPDKNRVFIFDTTLRDGEQSPGATMTREEKIRMARQLETLGVDVIEAGFPAASVGDFESVAAIATTVTKPVVAALCRALPSDIDRGYEAIKDAKRKRIHTFLATSPLHMEHKLGKTPEQVLQMAVAAVRHAAAKGDAEVQFSAEDASRSERDFLAKVCTEVIAAGATIINIPDTVGYAQPGEFADLIRFLLSTVPGADKVTFAVHCHNDLGLGVANTLAALEAGARQAEVTLSGIGERAGNASLEQVVMALNTRPNYYHLDTGIVTEEIFPSCRRLSGIIGQPIPPYAPVIGRNAFAHESGIHQHGVLKDRRTYEIMTAESIGRKGAVVVLGKHSGRHALDAKVKELNYTLNDDELKIVFDAVKELADRKQNILDEDIEALILEKILRRPDHFALRHISVHCGNVELAPMAVVQMLVNGKEVRQYSSGSGPVDAAFNAVCAAVGRKPDLEEFHINAITGGTDAQGEVTVRVREGAATSVGRGVHDDVIMASTLAFINALNRLAKKE; from the coding sequence ATGCCCGACAAGAATAGGGTATTCATTTTCGATACCACGCTCCGGGACGGCGAACAGTCGCCCGGGGCCACCATGACCCGCGAGGAAAAAATCCGCATGGCCCGCCAGCTCGAAACGCTCGGCGTGGACGTGATCGAGGCCGGATTCCCGGCCGCAAGCGTCGGCGACTTCGAGTCCGTGGCCGCCATCGCGACGACCGTGACCAAACCCGTTGTGGCCGCCCTGTGCCGTGCCCTGCCCTCGGACATCGACCGGGGCTACGAGGCCATCAAGGACGCCAAACGCAAACGTATCCATACCTTCCTCGCCACCTCGCCCCTGCACATGGAGCACAAGCTCGGCAAGACGCCGGAACAGGTGCTCCAGATGGCCGTGGCCGCCGTCAGGCACGCTGCGGCCAAGGGCGATGCCGAGGTCCAGTTTTCGGCCGAGGATGCCTCGCGCTCGGAGCGGGATTTTCTGGCCAAGGTCTGCACGGAAGTCATCGCCGCCGGGGCGACCATCATCAACATCCCGGATACCGTGGGCTACGCCCAGCCCGGCGAATTCGCCGACCTTATCCGCTTCCTGCTCTCCACCGTGCCGGGCGCGGACAAGGTGACCTTCGCCGTCCACTGCCACAACGACCTGGGCCTTGGCGTGGCCAACACCCTGGCCGCCCTCGAGGCCGGTGCGCGGCAAGCCGAGGTGACGCTTTCCGGCATCGGTGAACGGGCCGGCAACGCGTCGCTCGAACAGGTGGTCATGGCGCTCAACACCCGCCCCAACTACTATCATCTGGATACCGGCATCGTGACCGAGGAGATATTTCCCTCCTGCCGTCGCCTCTCCGGCATCATCGGCCAACCGATTCCGCCCTATGCGCCGGTCATCGGCCGCAACGCCTTTGCCCACGAGTCCGGCATCCACCAGCACGGCGTGCTTAAGGATCGCCGCACCTACGAGATCATGACCGCCGAAAGCATCGGCCGCAAGGGCGCGGTGGTGGTGCTCGGCAAGCACTCCGGCCGCCATGCCCTGGACGCCAAGGTCAAGGAACTCAATTATACGCTCAACGACGACGAGCTGAAGATCGTCTTTGACGCGGTCAAGGAACTGGCCGACCGCAAGCAGAATATCCTCGACGAGGACATCGAGGCGCTCATCCTCGAAAAGATCCTGCGTCGGCCCGACCATTTCGCCCTGCGCCACATCTCCGTGCACTGCGGCAACGTGGAACTCGCGCCCATGGCCGTGGTCCAGATGCTCGTGAACGGCAAGGAAGTGCGCCAGTACTCGTCCGGCTCCGGCCCGGTCGACGCGGCCTTCAACGCCGTGTGCGCCGCCGTGGGCCGCAAGCCCGATCTCGAGGAATTCCACATCAACGCCATCACCGGCGGCACCGACG